TGCCTGGAATATGAGTGAAAGAAAGGAATTCGCTCATGTATTGAAAACGAAGACGTCGGATTCTGCGGTTTTGCTGGTCACCTTCCTCATCACTGTCTTCACTGATTTAATCATGGGAGTGGGAATCGGCTTATTGATTGCATTCATCACCTTCATTGCAAAAATGAGCAACACGTTAAAGGTTAGGGAAAGAAGTCATGAGATTACTGAGATTGTCCCAATTGATAATTCGGAGTCAAAGATCAATGTGTATAACTTGGAAGGTCCTCTCTTCTTTGGTTCGATAGACGTCCTGGAGTCATCGATATTGGAGAACTTGGATAATAAGACGAAAGTGTTGGTATTAAGCATGCGCCGGGTAACATATATGGACACTTCAGCAGAGGCTGCACTATTGGCGATTGTTAATCGCATCGGTAAATATAAGGGGAAATTAATCATTTCCGGAATCCAGCAGCAACCAAAGGAATTGTTACTCAGTACAGGTTTGTATCATAAGATAGAAAAACAGCACTTTTTTAAATCGAAGGAAGATGCCCTGTATTTTGCCAAGAAGCAGTTGAAGGGCAATTCGGATAAAGTAGTCTAATAGATTCATCCTCGAAGTCACCTTTTAGGATAGTTATGTTATAGTATCGTTAACAGTAGATTTTAAAAGAAGGTGACTATCTGGGTGAATGTATATCGGATTGGCCAGCTTGCTGAACTTGCGAATGTTTCGCGAAGAACCATTGACTATTACACACAATTAGGAATGCTGAACTATGAAAAAACTGGGTCAAGATATCGATATTACACAGAAGATGCTTTAAATCGTCTTCAAATGATTAATCGGTATAAGGAACAGAATATGCCGTTGACTGAAATCAAGGAACGGTTACAAGTCTTGTCTGAAACCACAGTTGAGTCCGAGCAAGTCCTCTTGATGGTGGACAAGATATCTACAGATCTTAAAGGACTGGAGAATGAATTGCTTGAATTAAAACCGTTACTGGAACAGCTCGATGAACAGCAATTAACATATGCTGCACAACAGCTTTCCGTTCGGGGCAGCTCTTTATTGAGCATCATTGCCATGCTCACTTAAGCTAATTGCCGAGTTCAACAAAAAAGACCTGATTGGGTCTTTTTTTTGTTGAACTGTTGATTTGAAAATCTATATCCAAACTCATAAACTGAGCTTTATACGATAGCAGTACTTTATTTTTGCTGAACTGACTCTATAAATCTTTTTTTCGATAAAGATGAAGGATATAAGGGAATGGAAAAAGAAGAACTTAAATATCTACTACTATATGATGAGGTGAAAGGGAATGATTGGATCAATAGTTACGACGGTAAAAGGACATCTTCAAGGTACTATGGAAAACGATATATGCGTTTGGCGTGGAGTCAGATATGCTAAAGCGCCGATCGAGGATCTGCGTTTCCGCTCACCGGAGCCAGTTGATAAGTGGAGCGGTATCATCGATGCAGTGGATTTTGGTCCCATTCCCCCGCAGCCGATGGATCGGGCGGTAAGAACAGGAATGGCCGGAAATGAAAAAATGGATGAGGATTGTTTGTTCTTGAATATTTGGTCACCTAGAGCTGATGATAAAAAACGCCCGGTCATGGTCTGGATTCCTGGAGGAGCATATATAACGGGAGCTGGATCCATTGATATGTACAATGGACATTTACTGGCTAAAAATGGAGATGTAGTCGTAGTAAGCATCAACTATAGGCTGGGGGCACTGGGATATCTGGATTTTACCGAGTTTGCAGGTGATGGGGAAATATTTGAAACCAATTTAGGTTTACGTGATCAAGTTGCGTCTCTTAAATGGGTTAAGGAGAATATAGAAGTGTTTGGCGGCGACCCTGATAATGTTACGATATTTGGTGAATCAGCTGGAGGCAATGCGGTTACCACTATACTTACCGTTCCATCAGCGAGAGGTCTTTTTAAACAGGCCATTGCAGAAAGTCCCGCTCCGACATCTGTTTACGGAAAAGGATTTGCGCGCCAATTCAGTGAACGGTTCCTTGAGATATTGGGCATTGGAAAGAATGAATTCCATCGGTTAAAAACACTTCCAGTTCAAGAGATTGTCGCGGCATCCTACCAAATCTTACAGGAAAACTCACAAGCCATGCCGGGCTCACTATCCTTTGGACCTGTCGTAGATGGTGACTTCCTGCCCGATTATCCACTAGATTCGATTCGATCCGGAAAAGTAAAGGGAATACCCTTGCTTATAGGAACAAATAGGGACGAAGCGACCTTATTCGAACAGATGGATCCCCCTTTGATCCCAACTAATGCGGCAATGATTCATAAAATGTTCGAAAATACAGATCCAGAGGCGAAAGAGCGAATTACGAATGCTTATATAAACTACCCAGAAAAGAAAGCTGTGCTTGGCCTTGGCCGTGATGCGACCTTCCATATTCCCTCGGTTTGGTATGCGGAGGCATACAGCCGCTTTGAAAAAAAAACTTGGATGTACCGTTTTGATTATAAAACGGCGGCAATGCGCATAAGTAAATTAGGGGCGACGCATGGTATAGAAATCCCTTTTGCCTTCCAGACTTTCGACTCGGCATTTGGGAAACGGATCACTTCATTTGGTTCAAGGTCAGCTGCCCTAAAGGTTTCCCACAGAATGCAGGGCCATTGGGTCAACTTTGCGAAACATGGAAACCCCAATCCCCCGGAAGGTGAAACTTGGCCAAAATATGATGAAACCAACCACTACACCATGATTTTTGATAAAAAGGATTATATTGAAAAAGACCCTGACAGGATGATAAGGTTGGCATGGGAAGGGGTGGGGATTTACAAGTGAAAAATAGTGGATGGGAAGAAAGAGGGTTGAACTTGGATAT
This sequence is a window from Brevibacillus sp. JNUCC-41. Protein-coding genes within it:
- a CDS encoding carboxylesterase/lipase family protein encodes the protein MIGSIVTTVKGHLQGTMENDICVWRGVRYAKAPIEDLRFRSPEPVDKWSGIIDAVDFGPIPPQPMDRAVRTGMAGNEKMDEDCLFLNIWSPRADDKKRPVMVWIPGGAYITGAGSIDMYNGHLLAKNGDVVVVSINYRLGALGYLDFTEFAGDGEIFETNLGLRDQVASLKWVKENIEVFGGDPDNVTIFGESAGGNAVTTILTVPSARGLFKQAIAESPAPTSVYGKGFARQFSERFLEILGIGKNEFHRLKTLPVQEIVAASYQILQENSQAMPGSLSFGPVVDGDFLPDYPLDSIRSGKVKGIPLLIGTNRDEATLFEQMDPPLIPTNAAMIHKMFENTDPEAKERITNAYINYPEKKAVLGLGRDATFHIPSVWYAEAYSRFEKKTWMYRFDYKTAAMRISKLGATHGIEIPFAFQTFDSAFGKRITSFGSRSAALKVSHRMQGHWVNFAKHGNPNPPEGETWPKYDETNHYTMIFDKKDYIEKDPDRMIRLAWEGVGIYK
- a CDS encoding MerR family transcriptional regulator, with the protein product MNVYRIGQLAELANVSRRTIDYYTQLGMLNYEKTGSRYRYYTEDALNRLQMINRYKEQNMPLTEIKERLQVLSETTVESEQVLLMVDKISTDLKGLENELLELKPLLEQLDEQQLTYAAQQLSVRGSSLLSIIAMLT